Below is a window of Naumovozyma castellii chromosome 9, complete genome DNA.
GGcatttcaaagaagtttTATTAGGGTATCCTGTATATATCTATGAATGTACCTAATTCTTTGCTCTTTCAATAGTATTTACGcccaaataaaatataccAGACTATATATTGTTGGTATTACCCGTCCGGGCCCAAATGGCTTTCAGCGAAACATCAGAAAACTTTTGGCATTTCATTATGAACTGTTCGTATTTTAGGCTATTAAGgaaagaataaattataCGTAGAAAGATAAAAGAGCTCTCAATTGCTTTAATACACATTTCTTCCATTATGCAAATCCTAAGGATTATATGGACCGCATTGCTGATGAGCTTTGCGCTCGCTTCAGAATCTGCTTCCAATGGGATTATTAAAGGAAGATTTAATTATACGATGGTTAACATCCATCAATATCCCGTCTCAAGAACACATTTCACATTGtatcaaattggaaattattcCACGAATGAACCTTACTTTGCAACCACAGAATTGAAGGATAATTTGGGCAATTTcgaattcaaaaatttaccACTGAATTTAGGAACCAACGCAACCACCTACTTTGTCATGTATCCAAGTTCCCTcgatttcaatttgaagCCAAATAGAATCTTAATTGAGTTTACCGATAGGGGCAATGGTACAGTGGAATCTAAAGCATTCAAAAACTATTTCGGTAGAGAATTCTTCCCCTCTAAAGATATTACATACcctgaaaaattggaaagtatAAGCATGGACccatttattgaaattgcaTTGGTTCACATTGCTCCTCGTAGATCGTATTTCCAAGTAAGAAATGCGGGTATACTACAAAGTGGAATAATTGGGAATATTTTAAGTTCT
It encodes the following:
- the SOP4 gene encoding Sop4p (ancestral locus Anc_1.145), with the protein product MQILRIIWTALLMSFALASESASNGIIKGRFNYTMVNIHQYPVSRTHFTLYQIGNYSTNEPYFATTELKDNLGNFEFKNLPLNLGTNATTYFVMYPSSLDFNLKPNRILIEFTDRGNGTVESKAFKNYFGREFFPSKDITYPEKLESISMDPFIEIALVHIAPRRSYFQVRNAGILQSGIIGNILSSRWKTAAVITVICLAIFPFIVEKFDPETTKAMKEDALRKQREKYVIKN